The Aeromicrobium yanjiei genome includes a region encoding these proteins:
- a CDS encoding bifunctional RNase H/acid phosphatase, giving the protein MTDRVILEADGGSRGNPGPASYGALIRDAGTGRVIAQRGETIGRATNNVAEYSGLIAGLELYREHTPDARLEVRMDSKLVIEQMAGRWRIKHADMIPLAEKARRLAPADVTWTWVPRERNKDADALANAALDDERDGGSGVVSGSGTSAAAPSAPSTGWSAAGGRPTTLVLVRHGVTSATERKAFSGSTGDDHGLTDAGRQQADRAAAWIAERGPVDAIVTSPLLRTRETAAVIGSDLGLDVSVESGLAETSFGDWDGYTFAEIQERWPEEMSAWLASTDVAPPGGESFAEVDRRITATREALLAAHPGETVVAVSHVTPIKLLVRHALGAPLASIYKMELSPASITTVAWWPDGNASLRGFNIVP; this is encoded by the coding sequence GTGACCGATCGGGTCATCCTCGAGGCCGACGGCGGTTCACGCGGCAATCCGGGCCCCGCGTCGTACGGTGCGCTGATCCGTGACGCCGGCACCGGACGGGTCATCGCCCAGCGGGGCGAGACGATCGGGCGGGCGACCAACAACGTCGCCGAGTACTCCGGGCTGATCGCAGGGCTCGAGCTCTATCGCGAGCACACGCCCGACGCCCGGCTGGAGGTCCGCATGGACTCCAAGCTCGTCATCGAGCAGATGGCCGGACGGTGGAGGATCAAGCACGCCGACATGATCCCGCTGGCCGAGAAGGCCCGCAGGCTCGCGCCCGCGGACGTCACCTGGACCTGGGTGCCGCGCGAGCGCAACAAGGACGCCGACGCGCTGGCCAACGCCGCGCTGGACGACGAACGTGACGGCGGCTCGGGTGTCGTGTCGGGCAGCGGCACGAGCGCTGCCGCCCCGTCCGCCCCGTCCACCGGATGGTCCGCGGCCGGTGGGCGCCCCACGACCCTCGTGCTGGTGCGTCACGGCGTCACGTCCGCGACCGAGCGCAAGGCCTTCTCCGGCAGCACGGGCGACGACCACGGCCTGACCGACGCGGGCCGCCAGCAGGCCGATCGAGCCGCGGCGTGGATCGCCGAGCGCGGTCCGGTCGACGCGATCGTCACGTCACCGCTGCTCCGCACCCGCGAGACCGCCGCCGTGATCGGCAGCGACCTCGGCCTGGACGTGAGCGTCGAGAGCGGACTGGCCGAGACGTCGTTCGGCGACTGGGACGGCTACACGTTCGCGGAGATCCAGGAGCGCTGGCCCGAGGAGATGTCCGCGTGGCTGGCCTCGACCGACGTCGCGCCGCCGGGCGGGGAGTCGTTCGCCGAGGTCGATCGGCGCATCACCGCGACCCGCGAGGCGTTGCTGGCGGCACATCCCGGCGAGACGGTGGTCGCGGTGAGCCACGTGACGCCCATCAAGCTGCTCGTGCGCCATGCGCTCGGCGCGCCCCTCGCCTCGATCTACAAGATGGAGCTGTCGCCGGCGTCGATCACGACGGTCGCGTGGTGGCCCGACGGCAACGCGTCGCTGCGCGGGTTCAACATCGTCCCGTAG
- a CDS encoding TMEM165/GDT1 family protein → MYAFLLSTAVIFVAELGDKSQLMAMTFATRYKVRDVIIGISVATAIVHLASVGIGAWIGDSFADSQHIISIVAGVAFLLFAAWTWRGDELTEGEADKARLSQGAAILAVGVAFFLAELGDKTMLATITLATQEGWLGTWIGSTVGMVAADALAIGVGAILGKHLPDRAIKIGATAAFVVFGVLLILEGVL, encoded by the coding sequence ATGTACGCCTTCCTGCTGAGCACTGCCGTGATCTTCGTGGCCGAGCTCGGTGACAAGAGCCAGCTCATGGCGATGACGTTCGCGACGCGCTACAAGGTGCGCGACGTCATCATCGGCATCAGCGTGGCCACCGCGATCGTGCACCTGGCATCGGTCGGCATCGGGGCGTGGATCGGCGACAGCTTCGCAGACAGCCAGCACATCATCTCGATCGTCGCCGGCGTCGCCTTCCTGCTGTTCGCGGCGTGGACCTGGCGCGGCGACGAGCTCACCGAGGGCGAGGCGGACAAGGCGCGGCTCAGCCAGGGCGCGGCGATCCTGGCCGTCGGCGTCGCGTTCTTCCTCGCCGAGCTCGGTGACAAGACCATGCTCGCGACGATCACCCTCGCGACGCAGGAGGGCTGGCTCGGCACGTGGATCGGCAGCACGGTCGGCATGGTCGCGGCCGACGCCCTCGCGATCGGCGTCGGCGCGATCCTCGGCAAGCACCTGCCCGATCGGGCCATCAAGATCGGCGCCACGGCGGCGTTCGTCGTGTTCGGCGTGCTGCTGATCCTCGAGGGCGTGCTGTGA
- a CDS encoding zinc ribbon domain-containing protein, whose product MKADPTAQAALLALQSTDAILSQLQHRRNNLPEHARIKELEAQIKDVDGTRIELDTQVSDLSRAQKKADAEVEQVKARRTRDEERLNSGAVKNPKDLESLQHELVALERRISTLEDDELEVMEKLEDAQTGLASVQADLDSLKTELAEQVSARDTAIEVIDQQVAEAQSERGSTAEVIPADLITLYDKLRGQYGTGAAALRARRCEGCRLELNGADLRELAAAPEDDVLRCPECSRILVRTPESGL is encoded by the coding sequence GTGAAAGCCGATCCCACCGCCCAGGCCGCGCTGCTCGCGCTGCAGTCCACGGACGCGATCCTCAGCCAGCTCCAGCACCGCCGCAACAACCTTCCCGAGCATGCCCGCATCAAGGAGCTCGAGGCCCAGATCAAGGACGTCGACGGCACCCGCATCGAGCTCGACACGCAGGTCTCCGATCTGAGCCGTGCCCAGAAGAAGGCCGACGCCGAGGTCGAGCAGGTCAAGGCGCGACGGACTCGCGACGAGGAGCGGCTCAACTCCGGCGCGGTGAAGAACCCCAAGGACCTCGAGAGCCTCCAGCACGAGCTCGTCGCGCTCGAGCGCCGCATCTCGACCCTCGAGGACGATGAGCTCGAGGTCATGGAGAAGCTCGAGGACGCCCAGACCGGGCTCGCCTCGGTCCAGGCCGATCTCGACAGCCTCAAGACCGAGCTCGCCGAGCAGGTCTCCGCACGCGACACCGCGATCGAGGTCATCGACCAGCAGGTCGCCGAGGCCCAGTCCGAGCGTGGCTCGACCGCCGAGGTCATCCCCGCCGATCTCATCACCCTCTACGACAAGCTGCGTGGCCAGTACGGCACGGGTGCCGCTGCGCTGCGTGCTCGCCGTTGTGAGGGCTGCCGCCTCGAGCTCAACGGTGCCGACCTGCGCGAGCTCGCCGCGGCGCCCGAGGACGACGTCCTGCGCTGCCCCGAGTGCAGCCGCATCCTGGTGCGTACGCCCGAATCCGGCCTGTGA
- the panB gene encoding 3-methyl-2-oxobutanoate hydroxymethyltransferase, with translation MADATPEETAPYGTGPASPAPAARKRVRTHTLQQMKERGEKWTMLTAYDQYTAATFDEAGVEVLLVGDSASNNVYGNETSLPVTVDELIPLVRAVSRSAPHALVLADLPFGSYQGSPEQAFHTAVRFMKEAGAHAVKLEGGLAMVPQVKLLTDAGIPVCAHIGFTPQAEHNLGGYRVQGRGDGAARMVEEARALEAAGAFAIVMEMVPSPVAAEVTKALRIPTVGIGAGVECDAQVLVWQDMLGLNSGRTPRFVKKYADLHAVMLQATQAYVSDVKGGTFPDDEHSFAE, from the coding sequence ATGGCCGACGCCACCCCTGAAGAGACCGCGCCGTACGGCACCGGGCCTGCCTCACCTGCCCCGGCAGCCCGCAAGCGCGTCCGCACCCACACGCTGCAGCAGATGAAGGAACGCGGCGAGAAGTGGACCATGCTGACCGCGTACGACCAGTACACCGCAGCCACGTTCGACGAGGCCGGCGTCGAGGTGCTGCTGGTCGGCGACTCCGCATCCAACAACGTCTACGGCAACGAGACCTCACTGCCGGTCACGGTGGACGAGCTCATCCCCCTCGTGCGGGCCGTGTCCCGCTCCGCGCCGCACGCGCTCGTGCTGGCCGATCTGCCGTTCGGCTCCTACCAGGGCTCCCCCGAGCAGGCGTTCCACACCGCTGTCCGGTTCATGAAGGAGGCCGGTGCGCACGCGGTCAAGCTCGAGGGCGGTCTCGCGATGGTGCCGCAGGTCAAGCTCCTGACCGACGCGGGCATCCCCGTGTGCGCCCACATCGGGTTCACCCCGCAGGCCGAGCACAATCTCGGCGGCTACCGCGTGCAGGGCCGTGGTGACGGTGCCGCCCGCATGGTCGAGGAGGCCAGGGCGCTCGAGGCCGCCGGGGCGTTCGCGATCGTCATGGAGATGGTCCCGTCCCCGGTCGCCGCAGAGGTCACCAAGGCGTTGCGCATCCCCACGGTCGGCATCGGCGCAGGCGTCGAGTGCGACGCCCAGGTGCTGGTGTGGCAGGACATGCTGGGCCTCAACTCCGGCCGCACCCCGCGTTTCGTCAAGAAGTACGCCGACCTGCACGCCGTGATGCTCCAGGCGACGCAGGCGTACGTCTCGGACGTCAAGGGCGGCACCTTCCCCGACGACGAGCACAGCTTCGCCGAGTAG
- a CDS encoding YaaA family protein produces the protein MLILLPPSEGKTRPESGSPLDLETLSFPALTPVREVLLRSLVKLCNGKPEHAAEVLGLGPTQAGAIAVNAALTNEPTARADAIYTGVLFSALDLPSLDEAARGRADSTIAIASALFGLVRPDDHIPAYRLSGTVTLPRLGTVAARWRTTLPQVMQDEVGDGLLVDLRSGTYTALGKPPADITGRTATMRVLHEHQGKRKVVSHFNKATKGRIVRGLMESGADPRSVDELQGVLQDLGWTVERHGGRLDVVVDEVATS, from the coding sequence GTGCTGATCCTGCTTCCCCCGTCCGAAGGCAAGACCCGGCCGGAGTCCGGATCCCCGCTCGACCTCGAGACGCTGTCCTTCCCCGCCCTGACCCCCGTGCGCGAGGTGCTGCTGCGCAGCCTCGTCAAGCTCTGCAACGGCAAGCCTGAGCATGCCGCCGAGGTGCTCGGTCTCGGTCCGACCCAGGCCGGCGCGATCGCCGTCAACGCGGCCCTGACCAACGAGCCCACGGCGCGCGCCGACGCGATCTACACCGGCGTCCTGTTCTCGGCCCTGGACCTGCCATCGCTCGACGAGGCCGCACGCGGCCGAGCGGACTCCACGATCGCGATCGCGAGCGCACTGTTCGGCCTCGTCCGCCCCGACGACCACATCCCGGCGTACCGGTTGTCCGGCACCGTCACGCTCCCCCGACTCGGCACGGTCGCGGCCCGGTGGCGCACGACCCTCCCCCAGGTCATGCAGGACGAGGTCGGCGACGGCCTGCTGGTCGACCTGCGCTCAGGCACCTACACGGCGCTCGGCAAGCCTCCGGCCGACATCACGGGACGTACGGCCACGATGCGGGTGCTCCACGAGCACCAGGGCAAGCGCAAGGTCGTCAGCCACTTCAACAAGGCCACCAAGGGACGCATCGTCCGCGGGCTGATGGAGTCGGGCGCCGATCCTCGAAGCGTCGACGAGCTCCAGGGCGTGCTGCAGGATCTGGGCTGGACGGTCGAGCGTCACGGCGGACGGCTCGACGTCGTGGTCGACGAGGTCGCGACGTCCTGA
- a CDS encoding NAD+ synthase has product MPQLRLALAQVNATVGDLAGNADLVVEHCKDAAARGVHLVVFPEMMLTGYPIEDLAMRASLIKASRATAESLATRLQDEGCGDVVAVVGFLDHAEDSSQGFGIPKNAPLNSVAVMHGGRIVARQAKHHLWNYGVGDEIRNFVPGHEINILQIGGIDVALAICEDLWRDGPSAAAKAAEAALLVVPNGSPYEADKDDVRLELCSRRAREGECVLAYVNLVGGQDELVFDGDSLVVDQDGSVLGRSGQFDPELLVVDLDLPAATPAMPDAEERFGGLAIRRTIISSEPFAAYEPLPVTQAERMPRHQEIWTALVTGLRDYVHKNGFSSVLFGMSGGIDSTLVAAIAVDALGADKVFGVSNPSAWSTEHSRSDAAEQARRTGLTLQTVPIAPIFDAYQEALHLDGLAEENLQARIRAVIWMGLSNQHGHLVLACGNKSELATGYSTIYGDAVGGYAPIKDVPKTLVWELARWRNAYAVERGETPPIPEGTISKPPSAELRPGQLDSDSLPPYDQLDAVLDAYVERDLGSADVIAEGFDPALVERVIGLVDRAEYKRRQYPPGPKVSRRNFGRDRRVPITHRWREKL; this is encoded by the coding sequence ATGCCCCAGCTGCGCCTCGCCCTCGCCCAAGTCAACGCCACGGTGGGTGACCTCGCCGGCAACGCCGACCTCGTCGTCGAGCACTGCAAGGACGCCGCCGCCCGGGGCGTGCACCTGGTCGTCTTCCCCGAGATGATGCTGACCGGCTACCCGATCGAGGATCTCGCGATGCGGGCCTCGCTCATCAAGGCGTCACGCGCGACCGCGGAGTCCCTCGCCACCCGCCTGCAGGACGAGGGCTGCGGCGACGTCGTGGCGGTCGTCGGCTTCCTCGACCATGCCGAGGACTCCTCGCAGGGATTCGGCATCCCCAAGAACGCGCCACTCAACTCCGTCGCGGTGATGCACGGCGGCCGGATCGTCGCGCGCCAGGCCAAGCACCACCTGTGGAACTACGGCGTCGGCGACGAGATCCGCAACTTCGTCCCCGGCCACGAGATCAACATCCTGCAGATCGGCGGCATCGACGTCGCACTGGCGATCTGCGAGGACCTGTGGCGTGACGGCCCCTCCGCCGCGGCGAAGGCAGCCGAGGCGGCCCTCCTGGTCGTCCCCAACGGCTCGCCGTACGAGGCCGACAAGGACGACGTACGCCTCGAGCTGTGCTCGCGCCGGGCCCGCGAGGGCGAGTGCGTCCTCGCGTACGTCAACCTGGTCGGCGGCCAGGACGAGCTCGTCTTCGACGGCGACTCGCTCGTGGTCGACCAGGACGGGAGCGTCCTCGGCCGGTCGGGCCAGTTCGACCCCGAGCTGCTCGTCGTCGATCTCGACCTGCCTGCTGCGACACCGGCGATGCCGGATGCCGAGGAGCGCTTCGGTGGCCTCGCGATCAGGCGCACGATCATCAGCTCCGAGCCCTTCGCGGCGTACGAGCCCCTGCCCGTCACCCAGGCCGAGCGGATGCCGCGCCACCAGGAGATCTGGACCGCGCTCGTCACGGGGCTGCGCGACTACGTGCACAAGAACGGCTTCTCGTCGGTCCTGTTCGGCATGTCCGGCGGCATCGACTCCACCCTCGTCGCGGCGATCGCGGTGGACGCCTTGGGCGCCGACAAGGTCTTCGGCGTCTCCAACCCGAGCGCGTGGTCGACCGAGCACTCCCGCAGCGACGCCGCGGAGCAGGCACGCCGCACCGGCCTCACCCTGCAGACCGTGCCGATCGCGCCGATCTTCGATGCGTACCAGGAGGCGCTGCACCTCGACGGCCTCGCAGAGGAGAACTTGCAGGCACGCATCCGCGCGGTCATCTGGATGGGGCTGTCCAACCAGCACGGCCACCTCGTGCTCGCGTGCGGCAACAAGTCCGAGCTGGCCACGGGCTACTCCACGATCTACGGCGACGCGGTCGGCGGCTACGCCCCGATCAAGGACGTCCCCAAGACCCTCGTGTGGGAGCTCGCGCGGTGGCGCAACGCGTACGCGGTCGAGCGCGGCGAGACCCCGCCCATCCCCGAGGGGACGATCTCCAAGCCCCCGTCGGCCGAGCTGCGGCCCGGTCAGCTCGACTCGGACTCGCTGCCGCCCTACGACCAGCTCGACGCCGTGCTCGACGCGTACGTCGAGCGCGATCTCGGCTCCGCGGACGTCATCGCCGAGGGCTTCGACCCCGCACTCGTCGAGCGCGTCATCGGCCTGGTCGACCGCGCGGAGTACAAGCGTCGCCAGTACCCGCCGGGACCCAAGGTCTCGCGGCGCAACTTCGGCCGCGACCGGCGCGTGCCCATCACCCACCGGTGGCGCGAGAAGCTCTGA
- a CDS encoding Nif3-like dinuclear metal center hexameric protein codes for MPTPLLRDVVAVLDELYDPSWADDWDAVGTVAGDPQAEVGRVLLAVDPVSAVVDEAIAWGADLIVTHHPLWLKGVTSVAATSPKGRVVHNLITHGIALHACHTNADSPRLGVSESMAYALGLFDVRPLEPDTDDEQPDRGSGRIGVLQSPTTLAAFSEHVARSLPSHRSAVRVAGDPGRPVRTVALCGGSGDFLLGAAQAQGADVYVTSDLRHHPVSEHLEQPDPCAVIDVPHWSAEWTWLPVAASALAERLPEVEVKVSTIVTDPWTAIVPGTV; via the coding sequence ATGCCTACCCCTCTGCTGCGTGACGTCGTCGCGGTCCTCGACGAGCTCTACGATCCGTCGTGGGCGGACGACTGGGACGCGGTGGGCACCGTCGCGGGCGATCCGCAGGCCGAGGTCGGCCGGGTGCTGCTCGCGGTCGACCCGGTCAGTGCCGTCGTCGACGAGGCGATCGCGTGGGGCGCCGACCTCATCGTGACCCACCACCCGCTGTGGCTCAAGGGCGTGACCTCCGTCGCCGCGACCTCGCCGAAGGGTCGCGTCGTGCACAACCTCATCACCCACGGGATCGCGCTCCACGCGTGCCACACGAACGCCGACAGTCCTCGCCTCGGCGTGTCGGAGTCGATGGCGTACGCGCTGGGACTCTTCGACGTCCGCCCGCTCGAGCCCGACACCGACGACGAGCAGCCCGACCGTGGCAGCGGGCGCATCGGCGTCCTCCAGAGCCCCACGACCCTGGCGGCGTTCTCCGAGCACGTCGCCCGGAGCCTGCCGTCCCACCGAAGCGCCGTTCGCGTCGCGGGCGACCCCGGCCGGCCGGTCCGCACGGTCGCCCTGTGCGGCGGCTCGGGCGACTTCCTGCTCGGCGCGGCGCAGGCGCAGGGTGCCGACGTCTACGTGACGTCCGATCTGCGACACCACCCCGTCAGCGAGCATCTCGAGCAGCCCGATCCGTGCGCCGTGATCGACGTGCCGCACTGGTCGGCGGAGTGGACGTGGCTGCCGGTCGCCGCGTCAGCGCTGGCAGAACGGCTGCCAGAAGTGGAGGTCAAGGTCTCCACGATCGTGACCGATCCATGGACCGCGATCGTGCCGGGTACGGTGTGA
- a CDS encoding aldo/keto reductase: MTVPNIALNNGVEIPQLGFGVFQIDPSETKDATLTALEVGYRHIDTAEMYGNEKEVGEAIRESGIPRDEIFVTSKLNNGFHAPDDAVKAFEGTLEALGLDKIDLFLIHWPLPGIDVDFVDTWKTLEGFYRDGRARSIGVSNFQPTHLRRVIQEGEIVPAVNQIEVHPYLTQDEVRAVNTEHGVATEAWSPIAQGLVLDNPVVTGLANDKGKTPAQVVLRWHVQRGDIIFPKSVTRSRVEENFDIFDFELTDGEMGTISALNKDERTGPDPDVFNYIP; this comes from the coding sequence ATGACCGTGCCCAACATTGCCCTCAACAACGGCGTCGAGATCCCGCAGCTGGGGTTCGGTGTCTTCCAGATCGATCCGTCCGAGACCAAGGACGCGACGCTCACGGCCCTCGAGGTCGGCTACCGGCACATCGACACGGCCGAGATGTACGGCAACGAGAAGGAGGTCGGCGAGGCGATCCGCGAGTCCGGCATCCCGCGTGACGAGATCTTCGTGACGAGCAAGCTCAACAACGGTTTCCACGCGCCCGACGATGCGGTCAAGGCGTTCGAGGGCACCCTTGAGGCGCTCGGTCTGGACAAGATCGACCTGTTCCTCATCCACTGGCCGCTGCCGGGCATCGACGTCGACTTCGTCGACACCTGGAAGACCCTCGAGGGGTTCTACCGCGACGGCCGCGCTCGCTCGATCGGCGTCTCCAACTTCCAGCCGACCCACCTGCGTCGCGTGATCCAGGAGGGCGAGATCGTTCCGGCCGTCAACCAGATCGAGGTGCACCCCTACCTGACGCAGGACGAGGTCCGCGCGGTCAACACCGAGCACGGCGTCGCGACCGAGGCCTGGTCGCCGATCGCCCAGGGCCTCGTGCTGGACAACCCCGTCGTCACGGGGCTGGCCAACGACAAGGGCAAGACGCCCGCCCAGGTGGTCCTGCGCTGGCACGTGCAGCGCGGCGACATCATCTTCCCCAAGTCGGTGACGCGCAGCCGCGTCGAGGAGAACTTCGACATCTTCGACTTCGAGCTCACCGACGGTGAGATGGGCACGATCAGCGCTCTCAACAAGGACGAGCGCACCGGCCCCGACCCGGACGTGTTCAACTACATCCCCTGA
- a CDS encoding SLC13 family permease produces the protein MTHDLGSLTAIVAFLVAMMVLARACADEGLFDVLGRHIASWSHGSAHRLLALAVGLAAVVTATMSLDATVVLLTPVLLAASARRSYAYATVRLANSGSTLLPVSNLTNLLVFGSTGLTFLGFAWAMLPVWVVAVAAEYVILRFWFADELRTPAPALEDDFALPLFPLAVVVVVLLALAGGTDPWIPATAGAILVGTYALVRRRTSWRDLRAAANLPLAALVLTWAFVVSWLGSTPVGAWFDDAMPSGTGLGSLLIVAVVAMIAANVVNNLPATLLLLPAADAAGPAAVLALLVGVNVGANLTLIGSVANLLWRQAGGKAVSSVREFHLLGVLTTPPLVLLCTVVLWAWTSLIW, from the coding sequence GTGACACACGACCTGGGCTCCCTGACGGCGATCGTCGCCTTCCTCGTCGCGATGATGGTGCTGGCCCGGGCGTGCGCGGACGAGGGACTGTTCGACGTCCTCGGCCGCCACATCGCGAGCTGGTCCCACGGCTCCGCCCACCGGTTGCTCGCGCTGGCGGTGGGCCTGGCAGCGGTGGTCACCGCGACCATGAGCCTCGACGCGACGGTCGTGCTGCTGACGCCCGTCCTGCTCGCGGCATCGGCCCGGCGCTCGTACGCCTACGCGACCGTGCGGCTCGCCAACTCCGGCTCGACCCTGCTGCCCGTCTCCAACCTGACGAACCTGCTGGTGTTCGGGTCCACGGGCCTGACCTTCCTCGGCTTCGCGTGGGCCATGCTGCCGGTCTGGGTGGTGGCGGTCGCGGCGGAGTACGTCATCCTGCGGTTCTGGTTCGCCGACGAGCTGCGGACACCTGCGCCGGCCCTCGAGGACGACTTCGCGCTCCCCCTGTTCCCCCTTGCGGTGGTCGTCGTCGTGCTGCTGGCCCTGGCCGGAGGCACCGATCCGTGGATCCCGGCGACCGCGGGCGCGATCCTCGTCGGGACGTACGCGCTCGTGAGGCGCCGGACGAGCTGGCGTGACCTGCGCGCCGCCGCGAACCTTCCCCTCGCAGCCCTGGTCCTCACGTGGGCGTTCGTGGTGTCGTGGCTCGGCTCGACGCCGGTCGGCGCGTGGTTCGACGACGCGATGCCGTCCGGGACCGGGCTCGGCTCGCTGCTGATCGTCGCGGTGGTCGCGATGATCGCGGCCAACGTCGTCAACAACCTGCCCGCGACGCTCCTGCTGCTGCCGGCAGCGGACGCCGCAGGCCCCGCCGCGGTGCTCGCGCTCCTCGTCGGCGTCAACGTCGGCGCCAACCTGACCCTGATCGGCTCGGTCGCCAACCTGCTGTGGCGTCAGGCCGGTGGCAAGGCGGTGTCGTCGGTGCGCGAGTTCCACCTGCTGGGCGTCCTCACGACGCCGCCGCTCGTGCTGCTGTGCACGGTCGTCCTGTGGGCATGGACGTCCCTGATCTGGTGA
- the map gene encoding type I methionyl aminopeptidase — protein sequence MSVLTAGRVSARRPVPASIERPEYVGQIAPLPYRGPLVRDAETIEAMRIAGRIAAQALDAVEAAIAPGVTTDELDRIGHEFIVAQGAYPSTLGYRGYPKSLCSSVNEVICHGIPDDRPLEDGDIVNIDITAYIGGVHGDTNKTYLVGDVDQESRLLVERTQEATMRAIRAVKPGREINVIGRVIETYAKRFGYGVVRDFTGHGVGPAFHDGLVIPHYDDPSADTVMQPGMTFTIEPMLTLGSIDWDMWDDGWTATTRDRSRTAQFEHTLLVTSNGAEILTLS from the coding sequence GTGAGTGTCCTGACCGCCGGCCGTGTCTCGGCCCGCCGCCCCGTCCCCGCCTCGATCGAACGTCCCGAGTACGTCGGACAGATCGCTCCCCTGCCCTATCGCGGCCCGCTCGTGCGGGACGCCGAGACGATCGAGGCCATGCGGATCGCCGGCCGGATCGCGGCGCAGGCGCTGGACGCCGTCGAGGCCGCGATCGCACCGGGCGTCACGACCGACGAGCTGGACCGGATCGGCCACGAGTTCATCGTCGCGCAGGGCGCCTATCCGTCGACGCTGGGCTACCGGGGCTATCCCAAGTCCTTGTGCAGCAGCGTCAACGAGGTCATCTGCCACGGCATCCCCGACGATCGTCCGCTCGAGGACGGCGACATCGTCAACATCGACATCACGGCGTACATCGGGGGCGTCCACGGGGACACCAACAAGACCTATCTCGTGGGCGACGTCGACCAGGAGTCGCGACTGCTGGTCGAGCGCACGCAGGAGGCCACGATGCGGGCGATCCGCGCGGTCAAGCCGGGTCGGGAGATCAACGTGATCGGCCGGGTCATCGAGACGTACGCCAAGCGGTTCGGCTACGGCGTCGTGCGTGACTTCACCGGGCACGGGGTCGGCCCGGCCTTCCACGACGGGCTCGTCATCCCCCACTACGACGACCCGTCGGCCGACACCGTGATGCAGCCCGGCATGACGTTCACGATCGAGCCGATGCTCACGCTGGGCTCGATCGACTGGGACATGTGGGACGACGGGTGGACCGCCACGACCCGAGACCGGTCCCGGACCGCGCAGTTCGAGCACACCCTGCTGGTGACGTCGAACGGCGCCGAGATCCTGACCCTGTCGTAG